A genome region from Lucilia cuprina isolate Lc7/37 chromosome 3, ASM2204524v1, whole genome shotgun sequence includes the following:
- the LOC111675643 gene encoding uncharacterized protein LOC111675643, with protein MYSLNYLIIIIKLLVIMDVDAAPTSTLTNSVINSAKDINQQLTQQQHSAALSTSSSTSTTNTLRLRKRHRKRHSIWSDFYNYNENSTMLEWSNPCNGEYRPNVKQQKRPTRKEQKKIYNNLRLTALNDFNYLNTSEQQDIDISNIEIWWLHNGTYKFLPKLKMNSSIALKRWYRNMQTYVASFAYLYRIQIKYDRFKSQRKSRTSNELEQLLQSSRTMLCELETAVNKTYPARNKQIPEITRLEMNKRLKLRTKQRFRDNANVLAETDSIDLKFVKFHYFEYLKSMWQILRKFNKRKGQVALQNGSNKRQHQQQQFNEVDKSLNKQQTKRNKKRKNSKTKHKLA; from the exons ATGTATTCCctaaattatttgattattatCATTAAACTATTAGTGATAATGGATGTAGATGCAGCTCCCACTTCTACTCTAACTAATAGTGTAATAAACAGTGCTAAAGATATAAATCAACaattaacacaacaacaacattccGCCGCTTTATCTACTTCATCATCGACATCAACAACAAATACTTTACGCTTGCGCAAACGCCATCGTAAACGTCATAGTATTTGGTcggatttttataattataatgaaaattccACAATGTTGGAGTGGTCAAATCCCTGTAACGGTGAATATCGACCAAATGTTAAGCAGCAGAAGAGACCCACTCGTAAGGAGCAGAAAAAG ATTTACAACAATTTAAGACTTACTGccttaaatgattttaattatttaaataccaGCGAGCAACAAGATATTGATATAAGCAATATTGAAATTTGGTGGCTGCACAATGGAACATATAAATTTTTGCCCAAATTAAAAATGAACTCAAGT ATCGCCCTTAAACGTTGGTATCGTAATATGCAGACTTATGTGGCCTCGTTTGCCTATCTGTATCGCATACAAATCAAATATGATCGTTTTAAATCGCAAAGAAAATCCAGAACTTCTAATGAACTCGAACAATTATTGCAATCTTCCCGCACTATGTTGTGTGAATTAGAGACAGCGGTCAATAAAACGTATCCTGCTCGGAATAAACAAATACCTGAAATTACACGTTTAGAAATGAATAAACGTTTGAAATTGCGCACCAAACAACGTTTCAGAGATAATGCCAATGTTTTGGCTGAAACTGATTCCATtgatttgaaatttgtaaaatttcactactttgaatatttgaaaagtATGTGgcaaattttacgaaaattcaATAAACGTAAAGGACAAGTAGCTCTCCAAAATGGCTCGAATAAAAGacaacatcaacagcaacaatttaATGAAGTTGATAAAtctttaaacaaacaacaaacaaaacgtAACAAGAAAAGGAAAAACTCCAAAACTAAACATAAGTTAGCGTAA